Proteins encoded by one window of Phytohabitans houttuyneae:
- a CDS encoding sporulation protein, which produces MVFKKLLGAFGVGGPSVDTVLSNSNTRPGLTLDGQIHILGGDHDVKIDQVALGLVTRVEVESGDANYDSTVEFHRIAVAGAFPLGKGERKEIPFSFPVPWEAPVTDVYGQRLRGMTMGLRTELAVARAVDKGDLDPVQVHPLPAQERILDAFNRLGFRFKSADLERGRIYGVNQQLPFYQEIEFFPPPQYAGGINEVELTFVADQQGVEVILEFDKRGGFLSSGHDAYGRFRVEHATVDQTDWASVVDGWVRSASDRYSSLRATHGFHGGQRGHGRGGMGAGAVIAGAGAGILGGMVLGEAMDDVFDGGGDFGDFGE; this is translated from the coding sequence ATGGTATTCAAGAAGTTGTTGGGCGCCTTCGGCGTCGGCGGACCGTCCGTCGACACCGTGCTCTCCAACTCCAACACCCGGCCGGGCCTGACCCTCGACGGTCAGATCCACATCCTGGGTGGCGACCACGACGTCAAAATCGACCAGGTCGCGCTCGGGCTGGTGACCCGCGTGGAGGTGGAAAGTGGCGACGCCAACTACGACTCCACAGTGGAGTTCCACCGCATCGCGGTGGCGGGCGCCTTCCCGCTCGGCAAGGGCGAGCGCAAGGAGATCCCGTTCAGCTTCCCGGTGCCGTGGGAAGCCCCGGTCACCGACGTGTACGGCCAGCGTCTGCGCGGCATGACCATGGGCCTGCGCACCGAGCTGGCCGTGGCCCGCGCCGTCGACAAGGGCGACCTCGACCCGGTGCAGGTGCACCCGCTGCCCGCACAGGAGCGCATCCTCGACGCCTTCAACCGGCTGGGCTTCCGCTTCAAGAGCGCCGACCTGGAGCGCGGCCGCATCTACGGCGTCAACCAGCAGCTGCCGTTCTACCAGGAGATCGAGTTCTTCCCACCACCCCAGTACGCCGGCGGCATCAACGAGGTCGAGCTCACCTTCGTCGCCGACCAACAGGGCGTCGAGGTAATCCTGGAGTTCGACAAGCGCGGCGGCTTCCTGAGCAGCGGCCACGACGCCTACGGCCGCTTCCGCGTCGAGCACGCCACAGTCGACCAGACCGACTGGGCCAGCGTCGTCGACGGCTGGGTCCGCTCGGCCAGCGACCGCTACTCCAGCCTGCGCGCAACGCACGGCTTCCACGGCGGCCAACGCGGCCACGGCCGCGGCGGCATGGGCGCGGGCGCGGTCATCGCGGGCGCCGGCGCCGGCATCCTGGGCGGCATGGTCCTGGGCGAGGCGATGGACGACGTCTTCGACGGCGGAGGCGACTTCGGCGACTTCGGCGAGTGA
- a CDS encoding hemolysin family protein, translating into MSTTWALILSVLLLALNGFFVAAEFALVGSKRYRLEQAAADGSRAARAALEGSRELSVMLAGAQLGITLCTLGLGALAEPAIEHVLGPALHAVGLPDTAGHVIAFIVALLLVGFLHLVVGEMAPKSWAITDPERSALLLALPFRAFARLTRPALVLFNGLANGVLRLVKVEPQDQLAQVHGPEELRILLEQSREHGTLAADQEQLLSSMLQLQRTTVASVMQPLAELVTVPADATAERIEAISRGCGRSRLAVSGPNGELVGLVHVRDAVKATTFGRPATATELMTEPSVLPATATVTEAVAAMRADRAQLALVSRGEGTVGFVALEDLLEEVIGEFDDETDAVPQGRRMR; encoded by the coding sequence ATGAGCACCACCTGGGCTTTGATCTTGTCGGTGCTGCTGCTGGCGCTCAACGGCTTCTTCGTGGCCGCCGAGTTCGCGCTGGTGGGCAGCAAGCGCTACCGCCTCGAGCAGGCCGCCGCCGACGGCAGCCGCGCCGCCCGCGCGGCTCTCGAAGGCTCCCGCGAGCTGTCCGTCATGCTCGCCGGCGCGCAGCTCGGCATCACGCTGTGCACGCTGGGCCTTGGCGCGCTCGCCGAGCCGGCGATCGAGCACGTGCTCGGCCCGGCCCTGCACGCGGTCGGGCTGCCCGACACCGCCGGCCACGTGATCGCGTTCATCGTGGCGCTGCTGCTGGTCGGCTTCCTCCACCTGGTGGTCGGCGAGATGGCGCCCAAGTCGTGGGCGATCACCGACCCCGAGCGGTCGGCGCTGCTGCTGGCGCTGCCGTTCCGGGCGTTCGCGCGGCTGACGCGGCCGGCCCTGGTGCTCTTCAACGGCCTCGCCAACGGCGTGCTGCGACTGGTCAAAGTGGAGCCGCAGGACCAGCTCGCCCAGGTGCACGGCCCGGAGGAGCTGCGCATCCTGCTGGAGCAGTCGCGCGAGCACGGCACGCTCGCGGCCGACCAGGAGCAGCTGCTGTCCAGCATGCTCCAGCTCCAGCGCACCACCGTCGCGTCCGTGATGCAGCCGCTGGCCGAGCTGGTCACCGTGCCCGCCGACGCGACCGCCGAGCGGATCGAGGCGATCTCGCGCGGCTGCGGGCGATCACGTCTCGCCGTTTCCGGCCCGAACGGGGAACTGGTCGGGCTGGTCCACGTAAGGGACGCTGTAAAGGCGACCACCTTCGGGCGGCCGGCCACCGCGACCGAGCTGATGACGGAGCCCTCCGTCCTGCCGGCCACGGCGACGGTCACCGAGGCGGTCGCGGCGATGCGGGCGGACCGCGCCCAGCTGGCGCTGGTCAGCAGGGGCGAAGGCACGGTCGGCTTCGTCGCCCTGGAAGACCTGCTCGAAGAGGTCATCGGCGAGTTCGACGACGAGACGGATGCCGTGCCGCAGGGCCGGCGGATGCGATAG
- a CDS encoding hemolysin family protein yields the protein MLIAIGLLLILLLTALTGYFVAQEFGYVAVDRGKLRRLADEGDQAAARALVVTGRLSFMLSGAQLGITVTVLLVGYVAEPFVGEGLADLLGTAGVSRAVSLPVSVILVLLLSTVIQMVLGELAPKNLAIARPERLARALSRSTLMYLKVFAPLIRVFDMAAARLLRRVGVEPIEELPSGATAEDLEQIIAKSRAEGHLDAQISMLLDRGLDFRRLTADEVMVPRVAVHTVRADDPVRRIVDLLETGHSRFPVQSGDGVDDVTGIVSITDVMEVPPAERSTTPVRSLAVTPLMVPGTLPLPAVLDRLRSGHRQMACVVDEYGGFAGVITLEDIAEELVGPIRDEDDHPEPAPRRQPDGSWLVPARWRIDEVADATGVELPEAPEYDTVSGLVMRELGRVPSVGDRVEIDGAVLSVESVQRHVPESVRLEVPS from the coding sequence ATGCTGATCGCGATCGGCCTTCTTCTCATCCTGCTGCTCACCGCGCTGACCGGATACTTCGTCGCGCAGGAGTTCGGCTACGTCGCCGTCGACCGGGGCAAGCTGCGCCGCCTCGCCGACGAGGGCGACCAGGCCGCCGCGCGGGCGCTGGTGGTGACCGGACGGCTCTCGTTCATGCTTTCGGGCGCGCAGCTGGGCATCACGGTCACCGTGCTGCTCGTGGGTTACGTGGCGGAGCCCTTCGTCGGTGAAGGGCTCGCCGACCTGCTCGGCACGGCCGGCGTGTCCCGCGCGGTGAGCCTGCCGGTGTCCGTGATCCTTGTGTTGCTGCTGTCCACCGTCATCCAGATGGTGCTTGGCGAGCTGGCACCGAAAAACCTGGCCATCGCCCGCCCGGAGCGGCTGGCGCGGGCGCTGAGCCGGTCCACGCTGATGTACCTGAAAGTGTTCGCGCCGCTGATCCGCGTCTTCGACATGGCGGCGGCGCGGCTGCTCCGGCGGGTCGGCGTCGAGCCGATCGAGGAGCTGCCGTCCGGCGCCACCGCCGAGGACCTGGAGCAGATCATCGCGAAGTCACGCGCCGAGGGGCACCTTGACGCGCAGATCTCCATGCTGCTCGACCGGGGCCTCGACTTCCGCCGCCTCACCGCCGACGAGGTGATGGTGCCCCGCGTCGCCGTGCACACCGTGCGCGCCGACGACCCGGTGCGCCGCATCGTCGACCTGCTGGAGACGGGACACTCCCGCTTTCCCGTGCAGAGCGGCGACGGGGTCGACGACGTGACCGGGATCGTGAGCATCACCGACGTCATGGAGGTACCGCCCGCCGAGCGCTCCACCACGCCGGTGCGCTCGCTGGCCGTGACGCCGTTGATGGTGCCCGGTACCCTCCCGCTGCCCGCCGTGCTCGACCGCCTGCGCTCCGGGCACCGGCAGATGGCGTGCGTGGTCGACGAGTACGGCGGTTTCGCCGGCGTCATCACGCTGGAGGACATCGCCGAGGAGCTGGTCGGCCCGATCCGCGACGAAGACGACCACCCGGAGCCGGCACCCCGCCGCCAGCCGGACGGCTCGTGGCTCGTGCCCGCGCGCTGGCGCATCGACGAGGTGGCCGACGCGACCGGCGTCGAGCTGCCAGAGGCCCCCGAGTACGACACGGTCTCCGGCCTCGTGATGCGCGAGCTGGGCCGGGTCCCCTCGGTCGGCGACCGCGTCGAGATCGACGGTGCGGTGCTCTCCGTCGAGTCCGTGCAGCGCCACGTGCCCGAGTCGGTACGCCTGGAGGTGCCCTCATGA
- a CDS encoding cation:proton antiporter encodes MHVGDALVALGGAFLAAAVLARLGARIGLPTIPLFMLAGVVFGPHTPGLALVEDPGDLALIAALGLVFLLFYLGLEFHTDDLVAGGRRMLAAGLGYLVLNIGGGLALGFAFGWGTREALVVAGVVGISSSAIVTKLLVETGRLRNPESRLILGVIVIEDIFLALYLAMLQPVLGNASGPAEVATDLAKAFGFLIVLAALARWGARAAGRLLRVFNDELLVVFFVGLAVLSAGVAEELGVSDAIGAFMIGLVLGGSTAADRVRSLVRPLRDGFAAIFFFTFGLTIDPGDLRPVLLPIAAAVVLTVVLNIAAGVLAARLHGYGRQEAANIGLTVLTRGEFSLILGSLAVAAGLDSRIAPFVAGYVLVLAVIGPLAVIRSEWLVAPRKRSGSSDRMRSMIVAPAQEGSSTEPGDTRRTTSTESQRC; translated from the coding sequence ATGCACGTTGGCGATGCACTCGTTGCCCTGGGCGGGGCGTTCCTGGCGGCGGCCGTACTGGCCCGCCTCGGAGCCAGGATCGGCCTGCCCACGATTCCCCTGTTCATGCTCGCGGGCGTGGTGTTCGGCCCGCACACGCCCGGCCTCGCGCTCGTCGAGGACCCCGGCGACCTGGCCCTGATCGCCGCGCTCGGCCTCGTCTTCCTGCTCTTCTACCTCGGCCTGGAGTTTCACACCGACGACCTGGTCGCGGGCGGCCGCCGCATGCTCGCGGCCGGCCTCGGCTACCTGGTCCTGAACATCGGCGGCGGCCTCGCGCTCGGCTTCGCCTTCGGGTGGGGCACGCGCGAGGCGCTGGTGGTCGCCGGCGTGGTCGGCATCTCGTCGTCGGCGATCGTCACGAAACTGCTGGTCGAGACCGGCCGGCTGCGCAACCCCGAGTCGCGGCTGATCCTCGGCGTGATCGTGATCGAGGACATCTTCCTCGCGCTCTACCTGGCGATGCTCCAGCCGGTGCTGGGCAACGCGAGCGGGCCGGCGGAGGTGGCGACCGACCTGGCCAAGGCGTTCGGGTTCCTGATCGTGCTCGCCGCGCTGGCCCGGTGGGGCGCCCGCGCGGCCGGGCGGCTCCTGCGCGTGTTCAACGACGAGCTGCTTGTCGTCTTCTTCGTCGGGCTTGCCGTGCTCTCGGCGGGCGTGGCGGAGGAGCTGGGCGTGTCGGACGCGATCGGCGCGTTCATGATCGGTCTGGTGCTGGGCGGCTCGACCGCCGCCGACCGCGTGCGCTCGCTGGTGCGGCCGCTGCGGGACGGCTTCGCGGCGATCTTCTTCTTCACGTTCGGCCTGACCATCGACCCGGGAGACCTCCGACCGGTGCTGCTGCCGATCGCGGCGGCGGTGGTGCTCACCGTCGTTCTCAACATCGCCGCTGGGGTGCTCGCCGCGCGGCTGCACGGGTACGGTCGACAGGAAGCCGCCAACATCGGCCTGACCGTGCTCACCCGCGGGGAGTTCTCGCTGATTCTGGGCTCGCTCGCGGTCGCCGCGGGCCTGGATTCGCGGATCGCGCCCTTCGTCGCGGGCTACGTGCTCGTGCTCGCGGTGATCGGCCCGCTCGCGGTCATCCGGTCGGAGTGGCTTGTCGCTCCCAGGAAACGTTCAGGCAGCTCCGATAGGATGCGGTCCATGATCGTGGCACCTGCCCAGGAGGGCAGTAGTACCGAGCCGGGTGACACCCGGCGCACGACCTCCACAGAGAGCCAGCGATGCTGA